CTAAGCAGCTTGCCACTGCCACTACCCTCAAACACTGCCGAGCTACAGAAACGTCTCTGTCCAACACAGTGAAGTGGCTGAAAAAATAGTAACTGAAATCAAAACCTTAAAGTATACAGGAGCTTTGCTAAAATGAACTTTGACCAAAGAAGAAGTGCCACCTAACCGCTTCATAGGATACAATGcatgaataggaaaaaaattgccaaTTGTTTTTCCTCTAAAGATAGAGTAGAGAAATCAGGGGAACAGGTGGCCTGCTAAAGAATACACAATGATTGTTCTTTTTCTGATCAAAAGAAACTTCCTGTGAGGGCACCTGGAATCTGCTCTTTCCAGTTCTGACAAAATCCAGCCCCCCTGGATACATCTGAAAAAGCCACATCAAggtgcacatgcacacacaaaacacCCAAATATTAAAGAGGGCAATTTGAAACTTTAAGTGAGATAGAACATTATAATATAGGGGGAAATGGAGAAGAACAGAATGAACTCTTCAGTAGTACTTTCCTCAGTGTGACAAGCAAACTTGCTCCATGTGCCATAACCAAACATATGCTTGTGTCCCATTTCCTTGGGATCTGGTTGGGTCTGCAGGTGCTCAGACCACATTCCTGCTCTATATACACCAGTTTTTGAACAAAGAACAGCCACTCACCTCTTATAGATGTATCCCAGGACAATGCCAGCCCCGATGGCAATGATTATCACCATCATGATCAGCCCCAGCACATAACCtgtgaaaagaggaagaaaagagccAAAATTAGAGGCAGCAGACCCAGCTATAGTGTTGCTTTCAGAGTATCAAAACAGGTCTGTCCTGTCAGAATTCCAGGAATGGACCCATCAATGATCCTGGGGTTGTACCTAGTGTCCCCAAGTCCTTCTTCTCTTTGGAGTTCATCTGCACTCTCTGGCTGATGCCAATGACGGGCTGCACTGCGGCTGCCTCGCTCCGCGAGGGCAGGGTATCGGCTGGTTCAAACACCTGCTCATCCTCCTGGGCAGTACCAGCTTCTGCTGTGGGGACTGGGGCTGTGGTAGCTGTAGCATCTgttgagaggagaaaaaaaaaatatatatatacaacaTACCAAGCACTTCTGAGTACTTCAAAACAACAAGTGCCTTGAGAATGGGACCACTCTAGGCTGGTATCACTGAACTGCCTTCAAAGCACACTGAAAAACACACGTTCCCCCTTAAGTCATTGCCAGAAGTCCTACCAAAGTAGACAAGAAATGTGCTCCTCCCCTCACTTTCCTCTGACATGAATGTATTTAACTAAGAGTCCAAGGCACCACCACAGATGAGAGGAGTCAGAGAGCAGAATGAAGCCCAGGTTCAGGGCATGAGTCCAGAGGATGCACAATGACTTCATTTAGTGTATAGATCGATATACAGGCTGCAGCTTCAATCATGCTGAACAGACGTGAACAAGATTATGAGAATCTCCATCCCGAATCTCCCAGGAGCCTATTTATCTCTCTTCTGCCTCAATCTTCCTGACACAGGAAAGTTTGACAGGAGACTCCACCTAGTGTGAAAACAACCTGGGAATATTCTTCCCTAGCCCCTCTTTGTAGTGGTGTACCAAACTCTGACAAGCTGGGACACCACTGGAGAGGGTAAGTCAGAGCAGCcctcaggcagcacagccactgACTAAGGACAAGTTCCTCCTCAGCCAAGACCCAGAAAAGGCACCCAAGGATACAGGTTCCTTCCCAGCCATGGTTTTTTCAATGCTCTTTTTCATCAACAGCATTGAAAGATTTTCAAGGTAGCTCCATCTTCCATGGCATCGTTTAAGTGGAAGCTGTAGCACTGTAAAAGCTGTGACAGTGTAAAGTAGGTATCTATTACCTGTTCTACACAAACCCCCCTCCTTTTTGGAAACACTATTCACAGTTTGCATCCACAGTGGAAAACTCAATCCACCTGCATCTCCCCCCACAGCAGGCAATAACTCCATGTGGATTTTCTACCTGCAGCCATTTTGAGTCCTCAGTGCAACGTGAAATGGAAGTACAGATGGGAGTCAGAGACAGGAAATCAGGGGTCCTGCACAGTAACTTCATGTAGGGTCAGCCCAGGCAACTGAACGAAATGGAACTGTTGGGCCATGAAAAGGTGCCCACTCTGacacacaaaaatatgaaaCCTATTAAACATGCAAATGGCTGAAAGGTCAGGCAACTCTTCTGATCCTAAAGATGCAAGACTGCTTTGGGTAAGGATCTTGGcagcagaacattttttttgttgcttaaTCTTGAGGGAAAAGCAggcaaaaaaagagcaaagtgaAAAACAGGGGAGGGTGTATGCGCGTGGGAAAAGTATTTACATACAAGGATAGCAGTCTCAAGGGACAGTGGTGTGAGTAAATCTTGCAGGGCTCAGAAAGTAGTAAACAgttcaaaaaaccccaagtggTTACTTGGTGTCAGTCAATACTGACACCTCCTCTCCCTAAAACAGGCTTCAGCTACAGTTCTTTTGGCAAACTGTTTCTCACTGTGAATATACAGGAGGAATCCAgtgtttgtttccatttcttACTGTCCTCCCTTCTAGTTCTCATTTTTTCCACATCCTTCCCCTGCACCTCGTGCTCAAATTCCCACTGGCAATCCTTTAGCAGGAAGCTTCTTTAGTCAGCTGCAGTATGTCCCACAGCAACAGTCTACCCACACCTCAGCAGTTCCTAGATGTCCAGACCTCAGCCTTTTGCAACGCAGCTAGAGAGCGCTTATAGTGGTAAGTGAATTATGGGGGAGTGGGGGCTTTTCACGGGCCTTTTCTGGCACTAATGGAAAAGCCATTTTCCAGGGGCGGAGCACAGCGTAGCTGTGAGGCAGATGTGCACACACGGGcgggggctggaggggagccCTGGGTACGCGGTGTTTCCGAGGGAGGTGCTGGCGTAGCCCGGGGTTGTTTGTGCGCAGGGGGCCCCCACCCTGGTGAAAAACCCAGCTCCCCGCGGCAGGGGGcaggccagggagggcaggaaaagAGGGGAGCCAGCGGCGGCCACCCTTACCTGAGCACTGGGCGATGTCGCAGGATCGCCGCTCGGGGATCCCGGTAGCGCCTTGGATGTAGCACCAGGGCGCGGCGTCGCCGTCCGGGTTCCTGCAGCTGTTGTGGTCCTCATCGACTGCTAGAGAGCAGGGGGCCGTCAGCGCGGCCGCGGCACCCTCCGCTCCCCCGAGAGACCCCGCCGCGCCCCCGGGCCCGGACCCACCTGCCGGGAGCGCTGGCACCGTCAGCCAGTTGAGGCACGGGGCGCCGCCGGAGGCCACTTGCCGGCTGCCGCGGTAGGACGCGCCGTTGCCGCGGAGGCACTCTGCGGGGAGACGAGACGAGCCTTGCCAGCGGCCCGGGCACCCCCGCCGCTCCGGGCCGCTCTCCGGCACGGCCCCCGCCTTCCCCGCGGGGGTGCTCCCCCTCCCGAGACCGGCCTTTGTCCCCCACAAAGCCGGGCCGGCACTCACCCTCGGCGCCGCGGGCGGCCCCCAGCAGCAGcgagcccagcagcagcacggcGCGCAGCATCCTCGGAGCGGAGGGCGAGGAGCCGCCGCCAGCCCGGCCGCGCAGCTCGGCTCCGCTCGGCGCCGCGGCGAGACCTGCCCCGGCACTCCCCTCCCCGGTAAACAACCGCCGGGCTGCGcttccccccccgccccgcggccgccgccgggtCCTAacgctgccgctgctgctgctgccgcccgcCCCCGGGAGGGGAAGGGGCGGCTGCCGCGGGGCAGGGCTCGGGCAGCCGGGAACCTGCTGCCGCAGAGGGTCCCTGCCCCGGGACCCAGCACGGCGATGGGTGCTCGGTGCCGCGGGGCTGTTTGGCTCGAGAGGAACTCCGCGTCCCTGCGCTTGCCTACTACAGTCGCAGCAAAAGTCTTAGACCAGAACAGGAGACTTTCCACACGGAACTATGCTTGAACCACTGCCTGTGGCaggaaaagtgtttttcttcagagaCCTAAAACTGCTCCCTCCCCTAGAGAATTATCATGAAGGACTAAACGCTGCTGTCCTTATTCTCACTTTGGATTCCCTTAGCCCTAAATAGACGTTATGGGGGATACACACTGCCACAGAGGCTGTGCACCTCCACCTTAAAGGGGTTTACATTCTCGCCTCTGCTAATCCATTACTTTTCATTTACTCCATGTACTTACTCTACGAGCTGTGCCTGCTTATAGAAAAATCATGGTAAACAGCATGAAGGTGGTTTAGAGTAGTTCTACTGCAGGCATCCAGCCACTGTGATAAAGCCTCTCTGCAGGTATTTCACACAGCTTATACTAGACACTTCTGTTTCTGAACATGCCAAGGGATTCAGACAGTgcagtgccagtgcctgtgCACAAGCATCTGGAGTcctctgctctgtttctgttttacaCCAGTGAAAAACAAGCCACTGAATAGCTGGTCCTGTTGGACAATGAGCTTGCAAAGGCAGCCTGGGCCAGCTGATGGGTCTGTAGCCAAAGCACAGGCCTGCAGCACAAGGTGCTATTTCTGGCTTTCCCACAGAGTTCTTCCTGACCTTGGCCAACCTGCCAGCCTCACTTCTTtgcaccttcccttcctttctgttCTATGAGGTACAATCAAACCTTCCTTCTTAGAATAGGACAGGGAGGTTCCCTACTTTTCGAGTTCTTTGAAATCACGTGGAAACCATTAAACACATCAGAAGTATTTCTATGCCAGGAAGCTGCTTCAGTGTTTGATAAATCACTTTTcaaggcagtgctggctggagcAGTGGTCTTTCCCTTCCACTCCCAGATGTTTCCACCCTGGCAGTGCTCTCTGTCGGGCTACAGGTAATTGTGTAACAAACCCGCTCAAGGTTCGGATCCAACCCAACTTTTACCCCTTTTTCACCAGGTCATGAACACTTTAAGCCCTTTACCTGCTGCATCCAGTCCACAATGGAGCCACAAAAACATAGATGTCCCAGCGTGATAGATGGGTAATGAGGAAACAGGTCAATTAAGCAGCACTACCACCCAGTATGAAACCACAGGTCTTAGCACATTATCTGTGTGACTCACGCTTTAACAACATGATTTACCACTACAGAAAATTTAGTTTAGTAatgtcagatttttaaaaaatggctgcaaaaaatcaaaacaggaaACCAAAAACCAGCTGTATGTGCCAGTCCTGACTGACATCACCAGCTAAGATGCAGCCTTTGTGCCATCATGCTCATTGTCTGCACAGACACCCTGTTACTGCATTCCTGATGCTCTCCAGTTACTCTCTGTAAAGGCAAGGCGAACTGGAGTCAGCAAGAATTTTTAATAAGGGCTATTCAATCAAGCTGCCTGTTTGTAATAGCTCTTCATCACAGATTTTATGGGACAAATTCCATTCAGCAGAAACTGCAGGGCCACACATGCATCCAGAGGCACTGCCTGTCCAAAACTTTGCAGATGGGCTGCCAACCTGCACTATTAACTTCTTTTTGCTCATTTCATTAGACTAACTAATGCTTCCATGCCACCTAGCACAGAAAGCACCTCCTTCTGTACATACTGATCTAAGAATTGCAGTAATCTCTGTGGAAACAAATCTCAGACTTTCCTAGCTCTCTTTCCTACCATGTAACAAGATAAATTTGCACTTCTCATTACACTCAGCCAAGTTCCAGCAAACAATTTGAGTTTCTAGTCCACAGAAGGACAATGGGGAATTTGGGAGAAATGCAAAAACCTTCACATTAATGGTAAAGATCAAAGTCTTTTCCACAACTGACTTCTAagcataattttttctttcatctctagCTTTCTTCAGGATGAGGGAAGATTTATGCCTGGCAGTTTCACAGAGTTAAGTTTAATAGGATGCCAGGTGGCAGCTGTCAGAGGCAGATTCAATTGCTCTTTCCACTGCTTGGGAATGGGTTTGCTCTTCTTGTTACATTTTTAGAGATATTAAACATGACATTATTTCCTAGGACTTGATTTTAAACTACCCAAACTCTAAGTAAGTTGATAGCTTTGCAGCTA
The sequence above is a segment of the Prinia subflava isolate CZ2003 ecotype Zambia chromosome 19, Cam_Psub_1.2, whole genome shotgun sequence genome. Coding sequences within it:
- the PIK3IP1 gene encoding phosphoinositide-3-kinase-interacting protein 1 isoform X2, which produces MLRAVLLLGSLLLGAARGAEECLRGNGASYRGSRQVASGGAPCLNWLTVPALPAVDEDHNSCRNPDGDAAPWCYIQGATGIPERRSCDIAQCSDATATTAPVPTAEAGTAQEDEQVFEPADTLPSRSEAAAVQPVIGISQRVQMNSKEKKDLGTLGYVLGLIMMVIIIAIGAGIVLGYIYKRGKDLKEKHEQKVYEREMQRITLPLSAFTNPTCELVDENTIVVHTNQTPVEDTQDGSGPLMGQAGTPGA
- the PIK3IP1 gene encoding phosphoinositide-3-kinase-interacting protein 1 isoform X1, which gives rise to MLRAVLLLGSLLLGAARGAEECLRGNGASYRGSRQVASGGAPCLNWLTVPALPAAVDEDHNSCRNPDGDAAPWCYIQGATGIPERRSCDIAQCSDATATTAPVPTAEAGTAQEDEQVFEPADTLPSRSEAAAVQPVIGISQRVQMNSKEKKDLGTLGYVLGLIMMVIIIAIGAGIVLGYIYKRGKDLKEKHEQKVYEREMQRITLPLSAFTNPTCELVDENTIVVHTNQTPVEDTQDGSGPLMGQAGTPGA